In one Lolium rigidum isolate FL_2022 chromosome 3, APGP_CSIRO_Lrig_0.1, whole genome shotgun sequence genomic region, the following are encoded:
- the LOC124699706 gene encoding uncharacterized protein LOC124699706: protein MEVTFETTQGRRFTVEIWYFSTVRTIKEHILKQEDIPVESQRLFFQGKELHDDHDTEHYSILEGSHVLIVLPDDAPASAAAVVHIVASAPSLGRSVALDLDASCNVARLKEALQERTDGALPAARLSVFYGKAEMEDDKTLAEFEPPAQGMEVRVVVRQPPSPPVCSNGGAKTNSSKQQQRMSVEVKWGATTATLEVSDMDAVKELRAKLGSATPRLLLPNDGGYFFIYKQNVMEEDRTLRWHDVKSGDTIEIFNGRVT from the coding sequence ATGGAGGTGACGTTCGAGACGACGCAGGGTCGCCGGTTCACCGTCGAGATTTGGTATTTCTCCACCGTGAGGACGATCAAGGAGCACATCCTGAAGCAGGAGGACATCCCCGTGGAGTCGCAGAGGCTCTTCTTCCAGGGCAAAGAGCTCCATGACGACCACGACACGGAGCACTACTCCATCCTCGAGGGCTCCCACGTCCTCATCGTCCTGCCCGACGACGCTcccgccagcgccgccgccgtcgtccacatcgtCGCATCCGCGCCATCGCTCGGCCGCAGCGTCGCCCTCGACCTGGATGCCTCCTGCAACGTCGCCCGGCTCAAGGAGGCGCTCCAGGAGCGCACGGACGGCGCGCTGCCCGCCGCCAGGCTGAGCGTGTTCTACGGCAAGGCGGAGATGGAGGACGACAAGACATTAGCGGAGTTCGAACCGCCGGCCCAAGGGATGGAGGTGCGCGTCGTCGTGCgccagccgccgtcgccgccggtctGCAGTAACGGGGGCGCCAAGACTAATAGTAGTAAGCAGCAGCAGCGGATGTCAGTGGAGGTGAAGTGGGGCGCCACGACGGCGACACTGGAGGTGAGCGACATGGACGCCGTCAAGGAGCTGCGGGCGAAGCTCGGCAGCGCGACGCCGCGCCTCCTCCTGCCCAACGACGGCGGGTACTTCTTCATCTACAAGCAGAACGTCATGGAGGAGGACCGCACGCTGCGCTGGCACGACGTGAAGAGCGGAGACACCATCGAGATCTTCAACGGCAGGGTCACCTGA